The proteins below come from a single Dehalococcoidia bacterium genomic window:
- a CDS encoding PAS domain S-box protein, which yields MADKELQKRIKALERENAALSEAIEHLRESEAKFTTIFQNANDEIIYIGADGTIIDINHKVEDIFGYRREEAIGKKFYEFDVLSPEEWQRLIDETQNLLSGKTSTTQVLQFEARRKGGEKIYLEVNPRLIKRDDKTIGILAIIRDISTRKREEELLRRHTEQLDKLLKERTLNLEELNAALKVMLKQVEEVKAEIQDKITFNITEFVMPYLEKLKKTRLEDIQQTYLNNLEENLKDIASPFLHGISAKYIKLTPTEIQVANLVKQGKTTKEIADTLFMSPRTIETHRYNMRIKMGLKSKKLNLRTYLSSLE from the coding sequence ATGGCCGATAAGGAATTGCAGAAACGCATCAAGGCGCTGGAGCGGGAAAACGCCGCACTCTCTGAGGCTATCGAGCACTTGCGTGAGAGCGAAGCAAAATTCACTACCATCTTCCAGAACGCCAACGACGAGATAATATACATCGGCGCGGACGGCACCATAATCGACATCAACCACAAGGTGGAGGATATCTTCGGCTACAGGCGCGAAGAGGCTATCGGCAAAAAGTTCTACGAATTCGACGTGCTCAGCCCGGAGGAATGGCAAAGGCTTATCGACGAAACACAGAACTTGCTCTCAGGTAAGACCTCAACAACACAGGTGCTCCAATTCGAAGCCAGGCGCAAAGGAGGGGAGAAGATATATCTGGAGGTCAATCCCAGGCTGATAAAGAGGGACGACAAGACCATAGGAATACTGGCCATCATCAGGGATATCAGCACCCGCAAGAGGGAGGAGGAGCTCCTGCGCAGGCATACCGAACAGCTCGACAAATTGCTTAAGGAGCGCACGTTAAATCTGGAGGAGCTGAACGCCGCGCTGAAGGTTATGCTGAAGCAGGTGGAAGAGGTTAAGGCCGAGATACAGGACAAGATCACGTTCAATATCACGGAATTCGTCATGCCTTATCTGGAAAAACTGAAAAAAACCAGGCTGGAGGACATACAACAAACCTATCTCAATAACTTGGAGGAAAACCTTAAAGACATCGCTTCGCCCTTCCTGCACGGCATTTCCGCCAAGTACATAAAGCTCACACCTACGGAAATTCAGGTGGCCAACCTGGTCAAACAGGGCAAAACGACCAAGGAGATCGCGGACACGCTTTTCATGTCGCCACGGACCATTGAAACCCACAGGTACAATATGAGAATCAAGATGGGGCTGAAAAGCAAAAAACTTAACCTGAGAACTTATCTTTCGTCTTTAGAATAA
- a CDS encoding 4Fe-4S binding protein, with amino-acid sequence MESEELYKQLAEMINRDDPHILGMPQTPAFIKLLSLQFTPEEAKLALEVGLTGGTLDELAQKTGRERETLKKMMHTMANKGTMWIDPGKEDPKYRVLGSCAPGLVETGLFGNIRFPYDVELGKTLHQVVYEWARDKLCKLGFPFAPVWAHPWVLPGDAKPEESLVDFLKGQNYFSVSTCPCRLSHWLVEPENHCDHMLETCLHSGDTGRWCVEHGMGREITLDEALELLRKTNAEGLVHTINIEGFICNCCTDCCPLFIGFHKLNTKTMIPSPFIPVIDEGECTACGSCIDLCPVNALKLEDIAEVDIDTCIGCGVCVTHCDMNAIKLARRSQQVEIPADVKDHIG; translated from the coding sequence ATGGAAAGTGAGGAGCTGTACAAACAACTGGCGGAGATGATAAACAGAGACGATCCGCACATCCTCGGCATGCCGCAAACCCCCGCCTTTATCAAGTTACTCAGCCTCCAATTCACACCGGAGGAGGCTAAACTGGCACTGGAAGTGGGACTCACCGGGGGGACGCTGGACGAACTGGCGCAGAAAACGGGACGGGAGAGGGAAACCCTGAAGAAGATGATGCACACCATGGCAAACAAGGGAACGATGTGGATCGATCCGGGCAAGGAAGACCCCAAGTACCGCGTCCTGGGCAGCTGCGCGCCGGGCCTCGTGGAAACCGGCCTGTTCGGGAATATACGCTTCCCTTACGACGTGGAGCTGGGGAAAACGCTTCACCAGGTAGTATACGAATGGGCCAGGGACAAGCTGTGCAAGCTGGGTTTCCCCTTCGCGCCGGTGTGGGCTCATCCCTGGGTGCTGCCCGGCGACGCAAAGCCGGAGGAGAGCCTCGTCGATTTCCTCAAAGGACAGAACTACTTCAGCGTATCGACATGCCCCTGCCGCCTTTCGCACTGGCTCGTCGAGCCGGAGAACCATTGCGATCATATGCTGGAGACCTGCCTCCATTCCGGTGACACCGGCAGATGGTGCGTGGAACACGGGATGGGCCGCGAGATAACCCTCGATGAGGCGCTTGAGCTTCTGCGCAAAACCAACGCGGAAGGCCTGGTGCACACTATCAACATCGAGGGATTCATCTGCAATTGCTGCACCGACTGCTGCCCGCTTTTCATCGGCTTCCACAAACTTAATACAAAGACGATGATACCTTCCCCCTTCATCCCGGTTATCGATGAGGGTGAATGCACCGCCTGCGGCTCGTGTATCGACCTCTGTCCGGTAAATGCATTGAAGCTAGAAGACATAGCCGAGGTGGATATCGATACCTGCATCGGCTGCGGCGTGTGCGTGACACACTGCGATATGAACGCCATCAAGCTGGCGAGGAGATCCCAGCAGGTTGAGATACCGGCGGATGTGAAGGATCACATAGGATAA
- a CDS encoding NAD(P)/FAD-dependent oxidoreductase produces the protein MNKNYDAIVVGAGLGGAVCGALLAKWGLKVLLLDKNNRVGGKQMGISARGFKSEMWPTFGIPRESGPFVDAFKQLGIEQKLDIIPGSNCLMYRQPKGKWIPSINAAGPQGLDSTLNMFNAWQLSEKDSQVALNILAEMALMTPEQLDALNDVSVQQWVAQKGDLPKPLFSFLAVQSNVMATGLYELVAIWELAKIMQIFAGTTPCFPRGGYSKLVEDIINVLKANGGELKLRARVERILVEDGQVAGVATRDKVYRAPIIVSNAGIQPTVLKLVGEQYFDKSYVNYVKGIVPSLGFCCQRYIFKEPVMEHGVYVGTSERSYLDTARLEEMKNGKIPDVVSFYAVNPAHFDNEMAPKGKQMLLVGTWCSPDPKDKSIKALQKKVDEQFIEMFPAESKYIEAREGYVGPAQVASLSRDSVLPGVGGEAVGLAVSVGYCGRSKPSVKAPIGGLFYVGHDAGGAGYLGTHQAVSSGTRVAPMVQMYYRERKMFGK, from the coding sequence ATGAATAAGAATTATGATGCTATCGTTGTTGGAGCTGGGTTAGGAGGTGCGGTATGCGGTGCACTACTGGCAAAATGGGGCCTCAAGGTACTTTTGCTGGATAAGAACAACCGCGTCGGCGGCAAGCAGATGGGTATCTCGGCCCGCGGCTTCAAAAGCGAGATGTGGCCCACATTCGGCATACCCAGGGAATCAGGGCCGTTCGTGGATGCCTTCAAGCAGCTGGGCATAGAGCAGAAGCTGGACATTATCCCCGGGTCCAACTGCCTGATGTACCGGCAGCCGAAAGGCAAGTGGATTCCTTCAATAAATGCGGCCGGGCCACAGGGTCTGGACTCGACATTGAATATGTTTAATGCATGGCAACTCAGCGAGAAAGATTCTCAGGTGGCCTTGAACATCCTGGCTGAGATGGCGCTGATGACACCGGAGCAGCTGGACGCCCTGAACGATGTTAGCGTTCAGCAGTGGGTGGCCCAGAAGGGCGACCTGCCTAAGCCCCTTTTCAGCTTCCTCGCCGTGCAATCGAATGTGATGGCCACCGGCCTTTACGAGCTCGTAGCCATATGGGAACTAGCCAAAATCATGCAGATTTTTGCGGGAACAACGCCGTGCTTTCCCAGGGGTGGCTACTCCAAGCTGGTTGAAGACATTATCAACGTGCTTAAGGCGAATGGCGGCGAGTTGAAGCTCAGGGCGCGTGTCGAGCGCATCCTTGTCGAAGACGGGCAGGTAGCCGGTGTCGCTACCAGGGACAAGGTGTACAGGGCTCCGATCATTGTCAGCAACGCGGGCATCCAGCCAACGGTGCTCAAACTGGTCGGAGAACAATATTTCGATAAGTCGTATGTGAATTACGTTAAGGGCATAGTCCCCAGCCTGGGTTTCTGCTGCCAACGATACATATTTAAGGAGCCGGTTATGGAGCACGGTGTGTACGTCGGCACGTCGGAGAGAAGTTATCTGGATACCGCCCGCCTTGAGGAAATGAAGAACGGCAAAATACCCGATGTCGTATCTTTCTATGCGGTGAACCCGGCGCACTTCGATAACGAGATGGCGCCCAAAGGCAAACAGATGCTGCTGGTGGGCACTTGGTGCTCACCGGATCCGAAAGATAAATCGATCAAGGCACTGCAGAAAAAGGTGGATGAGCAGTTTATTGAGATGTTCCCGGCAGAATCGAAATACATTGAAGCTCGTGAAGGTTATGTAGGCCCAGCCCAGGTGGCATCACTGAGCAGGGACTCCGTCCTGCCAGGTGTAGGCGGGGAGGCGGTCGGACTTGCGGTTAGCGTTGGCTACTGCGGACGGAGTAAGCCATCGGTCAAGGCACCGATAGGAGGGCTATTCTACGTTGGTCACGACGCCGGCGGCGCCGGTTATCTCGGTACCCACCAGGCGGTGAGTTCCGGAACGAGAGTAGCGCCGATGGTACAGATGTACTATCGTGAAAGAAAGATGTTCGGAAAATAG
- a CDS encoding SDR family NAD(P)-dependent oxidoreductase, which yields MILDKFKLTDRVAVITGAGRGIGRGIALGLAEAGADVVALARTAKDIDSLADEVRSRGRKAMAIPTDVRSAADVDAAIKRTMDEFGRIDILVNNAGGASAGVFPSTVADMSEELWDENIRGNLKHVFIFSSAAAKVMIKQKSGNIISISSLFGRTAAPMFAPYAATKAAIINFTQTLACELAPYNIRVNCIAPGKILTSSTEMLWTTPESRAEAAKDIQLKRLGRPEDIAPLAVFLASDGAGYITGQTFDVNGGWGTLALL from the coding sequence ATGATATTAGATAAATTTAAACTTACGGACAGGGTGGCTGTCATCACCGGAGCCGGCAGGGGCATCGGCCGGGGGATCGCGCTCGGCCTGGCGGAGGCGGGCGCCGACGTAGTAGCGCTGGCCCGCACCGCCAAAGACATCGATAGCCTGGCAGACGAGGTCCGAAGCAGGGGCAGAAAAGCGATGGCGATCCCGACCGATGTTCGCTCGGCCGCCGACGTGGACGCCGCGATAAAGCGGACTATGGACGAGTTCGGGCGCATCGACATACTGGTAAATAACGCCGGAGGAGCTTCCGCCGGTGTCTTCCCGTCGACGGTGGCGGATATGAGCGAGGAGCTATGGGACGAGAACATCCGCGGCAACCTGAAGCACGTCTTCATTTTCAGCAGCGCCGCGGCAAAAGTTATGATCAAACAGAAATCGGGAAACATCATCAGCATAAGCTCGCTCTTCGGCCGCACCGCCGCCCCCATGTTCGCCCCGTACGCGGCCACCAAAGCAGCTATCATAAACTTCACCCAGACTCTGGCTTGCGAGCTGGCGCCTTACAATATCCGCGTCAACTGCATCGCTCCAGGCAAGATACTGACGTCTTCGACCGAGATGCTGTGGACCACGCCCGAGAGCAGGGCCGAGGCGGCAAAAGATATACAACTGAAGCGGCTGGGCCGCCCCGAGGACATCGCCCCTTTGGCGGTTTTCCTGGCATCCGACGGCGCCGGTTATATCACAGGGCAGACTTTCGATGTCAACGGCGGCTGGGGCACCCTGGCCCTGCTTTAA
- a CDS encoding phosphotransferase: protein MFDRHIDIAKMQVKLEKWIQGKMPDAVDLTISPLKRSAGGFANETFFFDMNWKEGGKSKMEKLVLRWQPQDYPVFLDYDLAMQFHTIEQLQKSGIPVAKTYWLEMDASILDSPFYIMGFIPGITACEVPPYHSAGLCVESTPEQRARMWWGCLDMMAKIHKLNWEKYDFSFMGIPKGGTDALDRQLDYYERYLNWVRKEPQPILDKALEWLKEKRFVPERVTLCWGDCRIPNLLYDDNFDVVAVLDWEMASICDPISDLAWFFFLDWHHSLGYGIPRLEGFPDQEETIERYEKLTGWKVQNLHYFEVLAAFKFGVVMAKIAQHMKATGAPSPTENFEIDNACTQRLAELLDLPAPGGKKRESTKIEEVKVAVQLHLTGPGGCDWYLISDKGVGRRYEGTVEDMTPSATVTATAQDWDDIQSGKLDRVQAFMGGKLKVEGDLSLMLQLEDMISRFSKGK from the coding sequence ATGTTCGACCGGCATATAGATATCGCGAAGATGCAGGTGAAACTGGAGAAATGGATCCAGGGCAAAATGCCTGACGCCGTAGACCTGACGATCTCTCCGTTGAAACGCTCGGCGGGCGGCTTCGCCAACGAGACCTTCTTCTTCGACATGAATTGGAAGGAAGGCGGCAAGAGCAAAATGGAGAAGCTTGTGCTGCGCTGGCAGCCACAGGACTATCCGGTCTTCCTGGACTACGATTTGGCGATGCAGTTCCATACCATCGAGCAACTGCAAAAATCCGGCATACCTGTAGCTAAGACATACTGGCTCGAAATGGATGCATCCATACTCGATAGTCCTTTCTACATCATGGGATTCATCCCCGGCATCACCGCCTGCGAGGTGCCCCCCTACCACTCCGCCGGGCTCTGCGTTGAGAGCACCCCGGAGCAGCGGGCCAGGATGTGGTGGGGCTGCCTTGATATGATGGCAAAGATACACAAACTGAACTGGGAGAAGTACGATTTCTCCTTCATGGGCATCCCGAAGGGAGGCACCGATGCGCTGGACCGCCAGCTGGACTACTACGAGCGCTACCTGAACTGGGTGCGCAAGGAACCGCAGCCGATTCTGGACAAGGCGCTGGAGTGGCTCAAGGAGAAACGCTTCGTCCCCGAGCGCGTAACGCTGTGCTGGGGCGACTGCCGCATACCGAACCTCCTCTACGACGATAATTTCGACGTGGTCGCCGTCCTCGACTGGGAGATGGCCTCCATATGCGACCCCATATCCGACCTGGCGTGGTTCTTCTTCCTGGACTGGCACCACAGCCTGGGCTACGGCATACCGCGCCTGGAAGGCTTCCCGGACCAGGAAGAAACGATAGAGCGCTACGAGAAGCTGACCGGGTGGAAGGTACAGAACCTGCATTACTTCGAGGTGCTGGCCGCGTTCAAGTTCGGCGTGGTCATGGCCAAGATCGCCCAGCATATGAAGGCCACCGGCGCGCCGTCGCCAACGGAGAACTTCGAGATCGACAACGCCTGCACCCAGCGGCTGGCCGAGCTGCTGGACCTCCCCGCGCCGGGAGGCAAGAAAAGGGAATCGACAAAGATCGAGGAGGTGAAGGTGGCCGTGCAACTCCATCTCACCGGCCCCGGAGGCTGCGACTGGTATCTCATCTCCGACAAAGGCGTGGGCCGGCGCTACGAGGGTACCGTCGAGGATATGACGCCCAGCGCTACAGTGACCGCCACGGCCCAGGACTGGGATGACATCCAGAGCGGAAAGCTGGACCGCGTACAGGCTTTCATGGGCGGCAAGCTCAAGGTTGAGGGCGATCTATCGCTGATGCTACAATTAGAAGACATGATATCCAGATTCAGCAAGGGGAAATAA
- a CDS encoding 4Fe-4S binding protein, producing MENEKLYQEVAEMINRDDPHFVGVSITPAFLKLLSLQMTPDEARLALEVGLKGMTLDEIAAKTGKDKAALKKIMNTMADKGTMWIDPGKEDPKYRILGSCAPGFTETGLMGNIRFPYDLELAKYLHQTLYEWIRDKMCKLGFPFAPVWAHPWVLPEDAKPEENLVEFLKSQNFFCLSTCPCRLSHWISEPDDHCQHMLQTCLHSGDTGRWCVEHGMGREITLDEAIDLLRKTNAEGLVHTINIEGFICNCCTDCCPLFIGLHKLNTQTMIPSPFIPVIDEAECTACGACIDMCPVNALKLEDVAEVDIDKCIGCGVCVTHCDMNAIKLVRRAQQIEVADEVKSHVDKL from the coding sequence ATGGAGAACGAAAAGCTGTACCAGGAAGTCGCGGAGATGATCAACCGGGACGACCCGCATTTCGTCGGCGTATCAATTACCCCTGCGTTTCTGAAGCTCTTGAGCCTGCAGATGACGCCCGACGAAGCGCGGCTGGCCCTCGAAGTGGGGCTCAAGGGCATGACGCTGGACGAGATAGCGGCCAAGACGGGCAAGGACAAGGCCGCACTCAAGAAGATCATGAACACGATGGCGGACAAAGGAACGATGTGGATAGATCCGGGCAAGGAAGATCCCAAATACCGCATACTCGGCAGCTGCGCGCCGGGCTTTACAGAGACCGGGCTTATGGGCAACATCCGCTTCCCTTACGACCTGGAACTGGCTAAGTATCTGCACCAGACCTTGTACGAGTGGATACGGGACAAGATGTGCAAGCTGGGCTTCCCCTTCGCGCCGGTGTGGGCCCACCCCTGGGTGCTGCCGGAGGACGCCAAGCCGGAGGAGAACCTCGTCGAATTCCTCAAGAGCCAGAACTTCTTCTGTTTGTCGACCTGCCCCTGCCGCCTCTCGCACTGGATCAGCGAGCCCGACGACCACTGCCAGCACATGCTGCAGACCTGCCTCCACTCCGGGGACACGGGAAGATGGTGCGTCGAGCACGGGATGGGCCGCGAGATCACGCTGGACGAGGCGATTGACCTGCTGCGCAAGACCAACGCGGAAGGCCTGGTGCACACCATCAACATCGAAGGATTCATCTGCAACTGCTGCACCGACTGCTGCCCGCTCTTCATCGGCTTGCACAAGCTGAACACACAGACGATGATTCCTTCCCCTTTCATTCCTGTAATCGATGAAGCTGAATGCACCGCATGCGGCGCGTGCATCGATATGTGCCCTGTGAACGCGCTGAAACTTGAAGATGTGGCCGAGGTGGATATCGATAAATGCATCGGCTGCGGCGTGTGCGTGACCCACTGCGACATGAACGCCATCAAGCTGGTCAGGCGCGCTCAGCAGATCGAGGTCGCCGACGAGGTCAAAAGCCACGTCGACAAGCTTTAG
- the ybeY gene encoding rRNA maturation RNase YbeY codes for MGIQGVDHLIAHEINIDIKPLYRRRLTQKWLREVVATTLSTQKVNRPVELSLLITGDDEVHRLNRDYRGVDKTTDVITFALTEDRDDTEFVTPPDKISRLGEVIISYPQAASQARENKQTIKAELAWLVVHGLLHLLGYDHQDDASEAAMRKREDIILRKIEL; via the coding sequence ATGGGGATTCAGGGGGTTGACCATCTGATAGCACACGAAATAAATATCGACATCAAACCGCTCTATCGCAGACGCCTAACACAGAAATGGCTGCGCGAGGTCGTTGCAACTACATTATCGACGCAGAAAGTTAATCGTCCTGTTGAGCTCAGCCTGCTCATCACCGGCGACGATGAAGTGCATCGATTGAACCGCGACTACCGCGGCGTCGATAAGACCACCGACGTCATCACTTTTGCGCTGACCGAGGACAGGGACGACACCGAATTCGTAACCCCACCCGACAAAATATCGCGCCTGGGCGAGGTCATAATATCGTACCCGCAGGCGGCATCGCAGGCTAGAGAGAACAAACAAACGATAAAGGCCGAGCTGGCCTGGCTCGTGGTGCACGGCCTGCTGCATTTGCTGGGCTACGACCACCAGGACGATGCATCGGAAGCCGCCATGAGGAAGCGCGAGGATATAATACTCAGGAAAATCGAGCTATGA
- a CDS encoding radical SAM protein: MTEKKPEINDDYYEQPPYRPPTEAYSLLLRVTRNCSWNKCEFCQMYPGTKLEIRSVEEVKSDIRAMKKHADEIKSHALKTGNINNVGMVARANGVYWLSEGDVKNVFIADSNSVIIKSEDLAKIVRYLYETFPTIERVTSYARGKTLAKKTLEELKMLREAGLTRVHVGLETGDDELLKIIQKGATQEEMITGGRKAIEAGFELSMYVMPGLGGREMWEQHVRGTAHVLNAVNPHFIRLRTLYVPENTPLHKRYENGQFTRQTTEALLREVRLLVELLNVDAEFIAGDHIANRYMWGIDGVPNKDKERMLKQIDDLVEEAKHSSEKYPVYMGGLYR, translated from the coding sequence ATGACGGAAAAGAAACCTGAAATAAACGACGATTACTACGAGCAGCCGCCATATCGACCACCGACGGAAGCTTATAGTCTGCTGCTACGCGTGACTCGCAACTGCTCCTGGAACAAGTGCGAGTTCTGCCAGATGTACCCCGGAACCAAGCTGGAGATACGTTCGGTGGAGGAGGTCAAGAGCGACATCCGCGCCATGAAGAAGCACGCCGACGAGATAAAGTCCCACGCCTTAAAGACCGGAAACATAAACAACGTGGGCATGGTAGCGCGCGCCAACGGCGTGTACTGGCTGAGCGAGGGCGATGTCAAGAACGTCTTCATCGCCGACTCCAACAGCGTGATAATCAAATCCGAGGATTTGGCCAAGATAGTTCGATATCTGTACGAGACGTTCCCGACCATCGAGCGGGTGACCAGCTACGCCCGCGGCAAGACGCTGGCCAAGAAAACGCTCGAAGAACTTAAGATGCTGCGCGAAGCGGGCCTGACCCGCGTGCACGTTGGGCTGGAGACCGGCGACGACGAGCTGCTCAAGATAATTCAGAAGGGCGCCACGCAGGAGGAGATGATAACCGGCGGGCGGAAGGCCATCGAGGCCGGATTCGAGCTCTCCATGTACGTCATGCCCGGCCTGGGCGGGCGCGAGATGTGGGAGCAGCATGTGCGCGGCACGGCACACGTCCTGAACGCCGTCAACCCGCATTTTATTCGACTGCGAACGCTGTATGTGCCCGAGAACACGCCGCTGCACAAACGGTACGAGAACGGCCAGTTCACCAGACAGACCACGGAAGCACTCCTGCGCGAAGTGCGCCTCCTCGTCGAGTTACTCAACGTAGACGCCGAGTTCATAGCCGGCGACCACATCGCCAACCGCTACATGTGGGGAATCGATGGTGTTCCGAATAAAGACAAGGAGCGCATGCTAAAGCAGATCGATGATCTGGTAGAAGAAGCCAAACACAGCAGCGAGAAATACCCGGTTTACATGGGCGGGCTGTATAGATAG